Proteins encoded in a region of the Mercenaria mercenaria strain notata chromosome 1, MADL_Memer_1, whole genome shotgun sequence genome:
- the LOC123560690 gene encoding uncharacterized protein LOC123560690 isoform X1, whose amino-acid sequence MFACVYFKEDASLSVVNRNDPSLKILSEFTVRGLVEMPWKIPGKPKELFHGVIVKIGENEQSLVRFATAAHRNVLEDKCAAGQNAPEDLFNFQISHGRTSGKRERVETKVMKESKEQEASLSPKKKKGKTSLPAKDNGKGNEKRQAEKPKEATPKKSKASSTKPCLDDTALQVGKQMLPLFDQFFDSGNNDHLPARDGGNHLPDAKINPVSAEPPVLDTKLPAEDESLDAGEMFTATKLPAVNDLPKGEEPSAPDQFPAVSDKLLTSEPSAVGDEPLAAQRKTSQSSNPSVTVCTPIAGNIMQQHRAQQSSLINTWQTCQNAMAVVGGGADELANTRPAIPVPSPEVLQTLRAVCQPEFISFLQNLVYHLQQPGCSHPCSQPQMNEHTSSFLGLMENDDSNSMYVYPSGGPSHDDTLPGSDIEPCMSSTPAKRADTVTKTYTKLTNAGEFPRRSPRKHSHKENTKEKVVEQQSTAVKDTGKKLKTQGSISATCSTSVDLSQTDRNQSNEMVMLLESSEIRVKRENKRNILAKALKKKGKEGYIAMYLLCGEVFTITELASSKGLGIGKASKADDPRPSLDQQKIKDLKDFVVAWCKANKLAVPTDSDLNSACTERIGYARKQERKQKQ is encoded by the exons ATGTTTGCTTGCGTTTACTTCAAGGAAGATGCTAGTTTAAGTGTTGTCAATAGGAATGACCCTTCGTTAAAGATTCTGTCAGAATTTACTGTTCGGGGTTTGGTGGAAATGCCATGGAAGATACCTGGAAAACCGAAGGAATTGTTTCACGGAGTAATTGTAAAGATTGGCG AAAATGAACAATCCCTGGTAAGATTTGCCACTGCTGCCCACAGAAATGTATTAGAGGACAAGTGTGCAGCTGGCCAGAACGCTCCTGAGGACCTTTTTAACTTCCAGATCAGTCATGGGAGGACTTCTGGAAAGAGAGAAAGAGTTGAAACAAAGGTAATGAAAGAGAGCAAGGAGCAGGAAGCCAGTCTTAgtccaaaaaagaaaaagggaaaaaccAGTCTACCTGCCAAAGACAATGGCAAAGGAAATGAAAAAAGACAGGCTGAGAAACCGAAGGAAGCCACCCCTAAGAAGAGTAAAGCCTCCTCTACAAAACCATGCTTAGATGATACTGCGCTCCAAGTTGGGAAGCAGATGTTACCTCTGTTTGACCAGTTTTTTGATTCTGGTAATAATGACCATCTGCCAGCAAGAGATGGAGGTAATCATCTGCCAGATGCAAAGATCAACCCGGTGTCAGCAGAACCTCCAGTCTTGGACACTAAATTGCCAGCTGAAGACGAGTCACTAGATGCAGGGGAAATGTTTACAGCAACAAAGCTACCAGCTGTAAATGACTTGCCAAAAGGTGAGGAACCCTCTGCCCCAGACCAGTTTCCAGCTGTAAGTGATAAGCTGCTGACATCGGAGCCCTCAGCAGTTGGAGATGAGCCCCTAGCTGCACAAAGGAAGACCAGTCAAAGTAGCAATCCGTCAGTGACAGTCTGTACACCAATTGCAGGAAACATCATGCAGCAACACAGAGCACAACAATCCAGCCTAATAAACACTTGGCAAACTTGTCAAAATGCCATGGCTGTTGTTGGCGGAGGGGCTGATGAGTTGGCAAACACCAGACCTGCAATACCAG TACCTTCACCTGAAGTTCTTCAAACTTTGAGGGCTGTTTGTCAACCagaatttatcagttttttacAAAATCTGGTGTATCATCTGCAACAACCCGGCTGCAGTCATCCATGTTCCCAG cctCAGATGAATGAACACACTAGTTCCTTCCTTGGTCTAATGGAGAATGATGATTCAAACAGTATGTATGTCTACCCCTCAGGGGGACCCTCCCATGATGACACACTGCCCGGCTCAGACATTGAACCTTGTATGTCGAGCACGCCAGCTAAGAGAGCAGATACTGTAACCAAGACTTACACAAAATTG ACAAATGCAGGTGAATTTCCAAGACGGTCTCCTAGAAAACACAGCCACAAGGAGAATACAAAAGAAAAG GTTGTTGAACAGCAATCAACAGCAGTCAAGGATACAGGCAAAAAACTCAAAACTCAAGGGAGTATCAGTGCAACCTGTTCAACATCTGTTGATTTGTCCCAGACTGACAGGAATCAATCAAATGAAATG GTAATGCTTCTAGAGTCCAGTGAAATTCGGgttaaaagagaaaataaaagaaacatcctCGCTAAAGCCCTGAAGAAGAAAGGCAAAGAAGGATATATTGCCATGTATCTTCTTTGTGGTGAAGTTTTCACAATAACAGAACTTGCAAGTTCTAAAGGCCTTGGAATTGGAAAGGCTTCAAAGGCTGATGATCCAAGACCTTCACTGGACCAACAGAAAATAAAGGATCTTAAAG ATTTTGTTGTCGCTTGGTGTAAGGCCAACAAGCTGGCAGTTCCAACGGACAGTGACCTAAATAGTGCCTGCACAGAACGAATAGGCTATGCCAGGAAACAGGAAAGGAAACAAAAACAGTAG
- the LOC123560690 gene encoding uncharacterized protein LOC123560690 isoform X2, translating to MKESKEQEASLSPKKKKGKTSLPAKDNGKGNEKRQAEKPKEATPKKSKASSTKPCLDDTALQVGKQMLPLFDQFFDSGNNDHLPARDGGNHLPDAKINPVSAEPPVLDTKLPAEDESLDAGEMFTATKLPAVNDLPKGEEPSAPDQFPAVSDKLLTSEPSAVGDEPLAAQRKTSQSSNPSVTVCTPIAGNIMQQHRAQQSSLINTWQTCQNAMAVVGGGADELANTRPAIPVPSPEVLQTLRAVCQPEFISFLQNLVYHLQQPGCSHPCSQPQMNEHTSSFLGLMENDDSNSMYVYPSGGPSHDDTLPGSDIEPCMSSTPAKRADTVTKTYTKLTNAGEFPRRSPRKHSHKENTKEKVVEQQSTAVKDTGKKLKTQGSISATCSTSVDLSQTDRNQSNEMVMLLESSEIRVKRENKRNILAKALKKKGKEGYIAMYLLCGEVFTITELASSKGLGIGKASKADDPRPSLDQQKIKDLKDFVVAWCKANKLAVPTDSDLNSACTERIGYARKQERKQKQ from the exons ATGAAAGAGAGCAAGGAGCAGGAAGCCAGTCTTAgtccaaaaaagaaaaagggaaaaaccAGTCTACCTGCCAAAGACAATGGCAAAGGAAATGAAAAAAGACAGGCTGAGAAACCGAAGGAAGCCACCCCTAAGAAGAGTAAAGCCTCCTCTACAAAACCATGCTTAGATGATACTGCGCTCCAAGTTGGGAAGCAGATGTTACCTCTGTTTGACCAGTTTTTTGATTCTGGTAATAATGACCATCTGCCAGCAAGAGATGGAGGTAATCATCTGCCAGATGCAAAGATCAACCCGGTGTCAGCAGAACCTCCAGTCTTGGACACTAAATTGCCAGCTGAAGACGAGTCACTAGATGCAGGGGAAATGTTTACAGCAACAAAGCTACCAGCTGTAAATGACTTGCCAAAAGGTGAGGAACCCTCTGCCCCAGACCAGTTTCCAGCTGTAAGTGATAAGCTGCTGACATCGGAGCCCTCAGCAGTTGGAGATGAGCCCCTAGCTGCACAAAGGAAGACCAGTCAAAGTAGCAATCCGTCAGTGACAGTCTGTACACCAATTGCAGGAAACATCATGCAGCAACACAGAGCACAACAATCCAGCCTAATAAACACTTGGCAAACTTGTCAAAATGCCATGGCTGTTGTTGGCGGAGGGGCTGATGAGTTGGCAAACACCAGACCTGCAATACCAG TACCTTCACCTGAAGTTCTTCAAACTTTGAGGGCTGTTTGTCAACCagaatttatcagttttttacAAAATCTGGTGTATCATCTGCAACAACCCGGCTGCAGTCATCCATGTTCCCAG cctCAGATGAATGAACACACTAGTTCCTTCCTTGGTCTAATGGAGAATGATGATTCAAACAGTATGTATGTCTACCCCTCAGGGGGACCCTCCCATGATGACACACTGCCCGGCTCAGACATTGAACCTTGTATGTCGAGCACGCCAGCTAAGAGAGCAGATACTGTAACCAAGACTTACACAAAATTG ACAAATGCAGGTGAATTTCCAAGACGGTCTCCTAGAAAACACAGCCACAAGGAGAATACAAAAGAAAAG GTTGTTGAACAGCAATCAACAGCAGTCAAGGATACAGGCAAAAAACTCAAAACTCAAGGGAGTATCAGTGCAACCTGTTCAACATCTGTTGATTTGTCCCAGACTGACAGGAATCAATCAAATGAAATG GTAATGCTTCTAGAGTCCAGTGAAATTCGGgttaaaagagaaaataaaagaaacatcctCGCTAAAGCCCTGAAGAAGAAAGGCAAAGAAGGATATATTGCCATGTATCTTCTTTGTGGTGAAGTTTTCACAATAACAGAACTTGCAAGTTCTAAAGGCCTTGGAATTGGAAAGGCTTCAAAGGCTGATGATCCAAGACCTTCACTGGACCAACAGAAAATAAAGGATCTTAAAG ATTTTGTTGTCGCTTGGTGTAAGGCCAACAAGCTGGCAGTTCCAACGGACAGTGACCTAAATAGTGCCTGCACAGAACGAATAGGCTATGCCAGGAAACAGGAAAGGAAACAAAAACAGTAG